A single window of Methanofastidiosum sp. DNA harbors:
- a CDS encoding metallophosphoesterase: protein MDLYPVINKPAIIIESDKRYLVVADLHLGKEYEYYKKGIKIPDVGQKMKADLLKIIKRKKVEELILLGDIKHNLPFTSYFEKLNLPKFLEFDIPVKLIKGNHDGNIEEIVDNEVMKSFRIDDHVLTHGHILIEGSNLIMGHIHPVVEFVDSNGKITRLKCFLRIEGPQNIIILPSFNPVIEGVSINKDEEIPGPYFESGRLEIKNFDCYLLDGTYMGKVGDIYH, encoded by the coding sequence ATGGACCTATATCCAGTAATAAATAAGCCTGCTATAATCATTGAATCCGATAAGAGGTATCTTGTTGTTGCTGATCTGCACTTAGGTAAAGAGTACGAGTATTATAAAAAAGGGATTAAGATCCCAGATGTCGGACAAAAAATGAAGGCGGATTTATTAAAAATAATAAAAAGAAAAAAGGTAGAGGAGCTTATACTATTAGGGGATATCAAACACAATCTTCCATTTACATCCTATTTTGAGAAATTAAACCTACCTAAATTCTTAGAATTTGACATCCCGGTAAAACTGATCAAAGGGAATCATGATGGAAATATAGAAGAGATAGTTGATAACGAGGTCATGAAATCCTTCAGAATAGACGACCATGTTTTAACTCATGGCCACATCCTTATTGAAGGTAGCAATTTGATTATGGGGCATATCCATCCCGTAGTTGAATTTGTTGACTCAAACGGAAAGATTACTCGTTTGAAATGTTTTCTTAGAATAGAAGGCCCACAAAATATAATCATTTTGCCATCTTTTAATCCAGTTATAGAAGGTGTATCAATAAACAAAGACGAAGAGATACCCGGACCTTACTTTGAGAGTGGCAGATTAGAAATAAAAAATTTTGATTGTTACCTTCTTGACGGAACCTATATGGGTAAAGTAGGGGATATTTATCACTGA
- a CDS encoding energy-coupling factor transporter transmembrane component T: protein MIKYSMYVKESSFFHNLDPRTKIVILSSIFGLALLYKDPLYLGVIAVSVLLMIRFLCKIKIRRLATYIRPILPLVLMSLILWPFFQPTGNIIFEYWKIRVSEDGIRMGLAMTFRIFAIITATFLLLMTTLQRDLVLGLMKFKVPYEYCLTLAISLRYVPTLAGITYTIMDAQRSRGLELDKGPIFKRIRNYIPIITPLIIGSIRMAEELAIAIESRGFGYGERTFLKEISLKKRDYATMCVFVLILGLGVYVRLLGYGSMAFV, encoded by the coding sequence ATGATTAAATACTCGATGTATGTCAAGGAATCTTCATTTTTTCACAACCTTGACCCCAGAACAAAAATAGTCATCCTTTCATCGATTTTTGGCCTTGCACTTTTATACAAAGATCCACTCTATCTTGGCGTCATTGCAGTTTCAGTCTTATTGATGATAAGATTTCTCTGTAAAATCAAAATTAGGAGATTGGCTACATACATAAGACCAATACTCCCACTTGTCTTAATGTCATTGATATTATGGCCTTTTTTCCAGCCAACAGGAAATATAATTTTTGAATACTGGAAGATACGTGTCAGTGAGGATGGCATACGGATGGGGCTTGCAATGACCTTTAGAATCTTTGCAATAATCACCGCAACTTTTCTTCTCTTGATGACAACGCTTCAGCGTGACCTTGTTCTAGGATTAATGAAATTCAAAGTTCCATATGAATACTGTTTGACTTTAGCTATATCTCTCCGGTACGTCCCTACGTTAGCAGGAATAACCTATACAATAATGGACGCCCAGAGGTCAAGGGGTCTGGAATTGGATAAGGGCCCAATATTCAAAAGAATAAGAAACTACATTCCAATTATTACTCCATTGATAATAGGATCAATAAGAATGGCTGAAGAGCTTGCAATAGCTATAGAATCAAGAGGATTTGGATACGGGGAAAGGACATTCTTAAAAGAAATATCCCTTAAAAAAAGAGATTATGCAACAATGTGTGTTTTTGTCTTGATTTTAGGACTTGGGGTCTATGTTCGATTATTGGGCTATGGTAGCATGGCATTTGTTTAA
- a CDS encoding AAA family ATPase, whose product MKSPDVEKTEKIRAYLKEEYEYFDLVEILKEKGFSQKVLEKEEIKQLISSSQEIVNQIQHERGMLKNEIKIFLEGRINRLEQRIRELNEPPFMIGIYVRPLDKEGMHEIFDYVNYRIIAYMIDDLDINKGDKIRYKFIEAKEGGKFVILERHPGKVDTTLGEIIKIEGRYATVRFDTYHEMMLDIGDFVDSKNEYLKAGATVTLFGNSKDWEILDIKSNVKYGDDLLLEKKPKVIREEIGGLDEAILEIDQAVGSALSYDFIKEKVQKLKIERTKGIMLYGPPGCGKTLIARYAASISSRNFINVDKELRSKWFGETQQNIEELFKYAEEKAPSVLFFYEFDSLVPERESGSEAARLENPIVNKFLQLLDGLEEMGDVIVIIATNRPDIIDPAILRPGRIDKHIRIGRPDTRDAGEKVLDIYLKPDQLIPHSLEIEKYGSVKKFAEVMKDTILTELYEKNRICNIEKLGLINVPIKETISGAMIKNIVIQTKKYYINRLDKYAKLIDVINNIYHNKLYIEKTCEVLCAHIINECYTVSKELGETADKVIGEIRKDLVSSMSEKIEEDYLLKRIEEYIDQNEGMLIGDAIEAIDTDCGKAQ is encoded by the coding sequence GTGAAATCTCCTGACGTAGAAAAGACAGAAAAGATTAGGGCATATCTAAAAGAAGAATATGAGTATTTTGATCTTGTTGAAATTTTAAAAGAAAAAGGATTTTCCCAAAAAGTCCTTGAAAAAGAAGAAATTAAACAACTCATATCCTCTTCCCAAGAGATAGTTAATCAGATTCAGCATGAACGGGGAATGCTAAAAAATGAAATTAAGATTTTTCTTGAAGGGCGCATCAATAGGCTTGAGCAGAGGATAAGAGAGTTAAATGAGCCTCCCTTTATGATTGGTATTTACGTAAGGCCACTTGACAAAGAAGGGATGCATGAAATTTTTGATTATGTAAACTATAGGATAATAGCCTATATGATTGATGATTTAGATATTAACAAAGGGGACAAGATAAGGTACAAGTTTATCGAGGCAAAGGAAGGGGGAAAATTTGTAATACTCGAAAGACACCCCGGCAAAGTTGATACAACACTTGGTGAGATAATAAAAATTGAAGGCAGATATGCAACAGTGAGATTTGATACTTATCATGAGATGATGCTAGACATAGGGGACTTTGTAGATTCAAAGAACGAATATCTCAAGGCTGGAGCCACAGTAACGTTGTTTGGAAATTCAAAAGATTGGGAGATACTCGATATAAAATCAAATGTTAAATATGGTGATGATCTTCTACTTGAAAAGAAACCTAAAGTTATTAGAGAAGAAATAGGCGGGCTTGACGAGGCCATTTTAGAGATTGATCAGGCCGTTGGTTCTGCATTGAGTTATGATTTTATCAAAGAAAAAGTCCAAAAATTAAAAATTGAGAGGACTAAAGGTATAATGCTTTATGGGCCCCCAGGGTGTGGTAAAACACTAATCGCACGTTACGCCGCCTCCATCTCTTCGAGAAATTTTATTAATGTTGACAAAGAACTTAGGAGCAAATGGTTTGGAGAGACTCAGCAAAACATTGAGGAATTATTCAAATATGCGGAAGAAAAGGCACCCTCTGTTTTATTCTTTTATGAATTCGATAGTCTTGTACCTGAAAGAGAATCAGGCTCAGAGGCTGCAAGACTTGAAAATCCAATAGTAAATAAATTCTTACAGCTTCTTGATGGTCTTGAGGAGATGGGGGATGTAATTGTTATAATAGCTACAAATAGGCCAGATATTATAGACCCTGCAATTTTGAGGCCAGGGAGAATTGATAAGCACATTCGGATAGGAAGGCCTGACACAAGAGACGCCGGAGAAAAAGTCTTGGACATATATCTAAAACCAGACCAATTAATCCCGCACTCACTTGAAATTGAAAAGTACGGATCAGTCAAGAAGTTTGCTGAAGTTATGAAGGACACCATATTGACTGAGCTATATGAGAAGAATAGAATATGCAATATAGAAAAACTTGGGCTTATCAACGTTCCAATAAAAGAGACAATATCTGGAGCAATGATAAAGAATATCGTAATACAAACAAAGAAATATTATATTAATAGACTTGATAAATATGCAAAATTAATTGATGTGATAAACAATATCTATCACAATAAACTGTACATTGAAAAGACATGCGAAGTCCTTTGTGCCCACATAATTAACGAATGTTACACAGTTTCAAAAGAGCTTGGAGAAACTGCTGATAAAGTAATCGGTGAAATTAGAAAAGACTTGGTATCAAGTATGTCTGAAAAAATTGAAGAGGATTACCTATTGAAGAGAATTGAAGAATACATTGATCAAAACGAAGGAATGTTAATCGGGGATGCAATCGAGGCGATAGATACGGACTGTGGAAAGGCTCAGTGA
- a CDS encoding DEAD/DEAH box helicase, with the protein MSFELLGTDIVNVLKEFNITSPTDIQKSSIPQILARKNVLLMAPTGAGKTEAAILPLLKLVKDSNVPGIKILYIAPLRALNRDLLLRLEKIGEAMGITIKARHGDTIQSERRRQSLNPPDILITTPETLQALFTGKKLREHLKSVLAVVVDEIHEIAEDKRGVQLSLALERLERLKNGRIQRIGLSATVGSKEEVAKFLVGEGREVEIIQSQIKKEFNIEVETPEIFEEDIMAAENLKISPYVASSIRRIKELIDAHKSILLFVNTRQMAETLSSRFNLMEMNFIDVHHSSLSKETRIDVETRFKNGEIKGIVCTSSMELGIDVGAVDLVIQYGSPRQVSKLLQRVGRAGHKTYLVSKGIILSSDEEICESAVIAKNALNYRIERSEIPEKSLDVLSHQIIGLSMESNEVSIEEAYSLFKKSYPYRNMSNEEFWRVLYFLESIKLIWINNGITYKRSKQGMFYYYENLSMIPDTKQYRVVEVGTGSSLGVLDENFIVSNIEVGGNFIVRGRTWKVLNIEEEKIEVTETRSVGAIPSWEGELIPVPLFVSRDVFEIFDDKLKIEGLPLTNDTKKILYELLDEQSKYFSYSKNSLVIEDIGEFVILHVFNGSKANDTLGRVITSLLAQRFGESIGMRTDPYHIMIKFPVGIKDGGSVVKNTLLELNEDHVIPILDIVLKNTPLFEWKMIQIAKRFGVIRANSDKYLMKNILKLYRNTPLYEETLNELYHDKLDIEPVKKFIYDLKNGKISIIINKNTEPSTFTRYLLEGSSFELLHPKRPDKEIIKYLKKRLLEKRVTVACLHCRKWKTTLSVNNFEDNPKCPQCGARYVGILRRREDLEIVHKGYKGKIDEEEKKTLKEIKDSADLILPYGKKAIIVLAGIGIGPRTAKRILVKDRKNEEDLFKDILAAERVYARTKMFWQSNKQ; encoded by the coding sequence ATGAGTTTTGAACTTTTGGGGACAGATATTGTCAATGTATTAAAAGAATTTAATATTACGTCTCCTACTGATATCCAGAAAAGCTCAATTCCACAGATACTTGCTAGAAAAAATGTATTATTGATGGCCCCTACAGGCGCAGGAAAGACAGAGGCCGCGATTCTCCCGTTGCTTAAACTAGTCAAAGACAGCAATGTGCCAGGCATAAAGATTCTGTATATAGCCCCGCTCCGGGCCCTTAATAGGGACCTTCTATTAAGGCTTGAAAAAATAGGGGAAGCGATGGGAATTACAATCAAAGCAAGACATGGCGACACAATTCAGAGCGAGCGAAGAAGGCAGAGTTTGAATCCTCCGGATATTTTAATCACCACCCCAGAAACACTTCAAGCGCTTTTTACCGGAAAGAAGCTAAGAGAACATCTGAAATCTGTGCTCGCTGTTGTAGTCGATGAAATACATGAAATAGCCGAGGACAAAAGAGGTGTTCAGCTAAGCCTAGCTCTTGAGAGGCTTGAAAGATTAAAAAATGGGAGAATCCAGAGGATTGGCCTTTCTGCAACTGTTGGATCCAAAGAGGAAGTTGCAAAATTCTTAGTAGGAGAGGGGAGAGAAGTTGAGATAATCCAATCTCAGATAAAAAAAGAGTTTAACATTGAAGTTGAAACTCCTGAAATCTTTGAAGAAGATATAATGGCCGCAGAAAATTTAAAAATATCCCCTTATGTTGCATCATCGATTAGGAGAATTAAGGAGTTAATTGACGCCCACAAAAGCATTCTTCTTTTTGTCAATACCCGTCAAATGGCCGAAACTCTTTCATCAAGATTTAATTTGATGGAAATGAATTTTATAGATGTTCACCATTCCTCACTATCCAAAGAAACTAGGATTGATGTTGAAACTAGATTTAAGAATGGAGAAATCAAGGGCATAGTATGCACTTCAAGCATGGAGCTTGGCATAGATGTTGGTGCTGTTGATCTAGTTATACAGTATGGGAGCCCTAGACAGGTATCAAAGCTCTTGCAGCGAGTTGGCAGAGCAGGACACAAAACATATCTTGTTTCAAAAGGGATTATCCTTTCAAGTGATGAAGAAATATGTGAATCTGCAGTAATAGCAAAAAATGCATTAAACTATCGGATTGAAAGGTCAGAGATACCTGAAAAATCCCTTGATGTACTATCCCACCAGATAATAGGGCTTTCAATGGAAAGTAATGAAGTCTCAATTGAAGAAGCTTATTCTCTATTTAAAAAATCCTATCCGTATAGAAACATGAGCAATGAAGAATTCTGGAGGGTATTATATTTTTTAGAAAGCATAAAGCTGATTTGGATTAATAACGGAATAACTTACAAAAGATCCAAACAGGGCATGTTTTATTATTATGAGAACTTATCAATGATCCCAGATACAAAACAGTATAGAGTTGTTGAAGTTGGGACTGGATCATCCCTCGGTGTTCTAGATGAGAATTTTATCGTGTCAAATATTGAGGTTGGTGGAAACTTTATAGTTCGTGGTAGGACATGGAAGGTATTAAACATTGAAGAAGAAAAAATTGAGGTAACTGAAACTAGGTCTGTAGGTGCAATCCCTTCTTGGGAAGGTGAACTTATTCCAGTTCCACTTTTTGTCTCAAGAGATGTTTTTGAAATTTTTGATGATAAATTGAAGATAGAAGGATTGCCTTTAACTAACGATACAAAAAAAATCCTATATGAATTGCTTGACGAGCAATCAAAATACTTCTCTTACTCTAAGAATTCCCTAGTGATTGAAGATATAGGGGAGTTTGTCATCCTGCACGTCTTTAACGGTTCCAAAGCAAATGATACACTGGGTAGAGTCATAACATCTCTCCTGGCACAGAGATTTGGGGAATCTATAGGTATGAGGACCGATCCATACCATATAATGATAAAATTTCCTGTTGGAATCAAAGATGGTGGCAGCGTAGTAAAAAATACTCTTCTTGAATTAAATGAAGACCATGTAATACCTATCCTTGATATAGTCTTGAAGAACACACCACTGTTTGAATGGAAAATGATACAGATAGCAAAGAGATTTGGGGTTATAAGGGCAAATTCTGACAAGTACTTGATGAAGAACATATTAAAGCTCTATAGAAATACACCACTTTACGAAGAAACATTAAATGAGTTATACCACGACAAACTTGATATTGAACCTGTAAAGAAATTTATCTATGATCTAAAAAATGGAAAAATTAGTATAATTATCAATAAAAATACTGAGCCATCTACTTTTACAAGGTATCTGCTTGAAGGGTCTTCATTTGAACTTTTGCATCCAAAAAGACCTGATAAAGAGATTATAAAATACCTGAAAAAAAGGCTCCTCGAGAAACGAGTCACAGTTGCATGCCTTCACTGCAGAAAATGGAAAACAACTCTTTCTGTAAATAATTTTGAGGATAATCCAAAATGCCCTCAATGCGGAGCACGGTATGTTGGGATTTTGAGGAGACGGGAAGATTTAGAAATAGTCCATAAAGGTTACAAAGGAAAAATAGACGAGGAAGAAAAAAAGACCTTGAAAGAGATTAAGGATTCAGCGGATTTGATTCTTCCATATGGCAAAAAGGCCATAATAGTTTTAGCAGGGATTGGAATAGGTCCAAGAACGGCGAAAAGAATATTGGTAAAAGATAGAAAAAATGAGGAAGACCTTTTCAAAGACATCCTTGCTGCCGAAAGAGTTTATGCTAGGACCAAGATGTTCTGGCAATCAAACAAACAATAA